From one Perca flavescens isolate YP-PL-M2 chromosome 4, PFLA_1.0, whole genome shotgun sequence genomic stretch:
- the LOC114553587 gene encoding regulator of G-protein signaling 9-binding protein: MSRWRRSVDELGWRRQQAECERAQEALSRATSCFQQLVASLGSSADCSFLRDEMDEARGLAHRICSGLSKRLVRLLSHCDSALPGVEDRLGSERLWVLFLSVLENFLFDLHKACDLIGRFPLRQRYDRHSLVNTGCIDGVVGVAARVALVQAPWLTLEEEPSPDLTNHIAGLEAMLSEMQLRVPVAFWAVEATQPAWAEAHDERDEPDVTLEELMEVEVVSNNKMAACCQPACCGLGCVG; the protein is encoded by the exons ATGAGTCGGTGGCGTCGTTCAGTGGACGAGTTGGGGTGGCGGCGGCAGCAGGCCGAGTGTGAGCGCGCTCAAGAGGCTCTCAGTCGGgccacttcctgtttccagCAGCTGGTAGCATCACTCGGCAGCTCAGCCGACTGTAGCTTCCTGCGAGATGAGATGGACGAGGCGAGAGGGCTTGCACACCGAATCTGCAGCG gCCTGTCCAAGCGCCTGGTGCGTCTGCTGTCTCACTGTGACTCCGCTCTCCCAGGTGTGGAGGACAGACTGGGGTCAGAGCGTCTTTGGGTTCTCTTCCTGTCAGTGTTAGAGAACTTCCTGTTTGACCTCCATAAGGCCTGCGATCTGATTGGACGGTTCCCTCTGAGGCAGCGCTATGACAGACATTCGCTAGTCAACACAG GATGTATTGATGGTGTGGTAGGTGTGGCAGCTCGAGTGGCTTTAGTCCAAGCACCATGGCTCACCTTAGAGGAAGAGCCGAGCCCAGATCTGACCAATCACATCGCAGGACTGGAGGCCATGCTGAGTGAGATGCAGCTGAGG GTTCCTGTGGCGTTCTGGGCAGTGGAGGCAACCCAGCCGGCTTGGGCTGAAGCTCACGACGAACGGGACGAACCGGACGTCACCCTGGAGGAGCTGATGGAGGTTGAGGTTGTCTCCAATAACAAGATGGCCGCATGCTGCCAGCCAGCGTGCTGCGGACTGGGCTGTGTCGGGTAG
- the ube2c gene encoding ubiquitin-conjugating enzyme E2 C, whose product MASSQNMDPAAAAASSSAALKGSESGGSAARSSVSKRLQQELMTLMMSGDHGISAFPESDNLFKWVGTINGAQGTVYEGLRYRLSLEFPAGYPYQAPRVKFVTSCFHPNVDEQGFICLDILKDKWSALYDVRSILLSIQSLLGEPNNESPLNTTAAELWNNQEAFKAHLHSTFQK is encoded by the exons ATGGCCTCCTCCCAGAACATGGACCCAGCGGCTGCAGCAGCTTCATCGTCCGCGGCTCTGAAAGGCAGCGAGAGTGGAGGCAGCGCAGCCAGGAGCTCAGTGTCCAAACG GTTGCAGCAGGAGCTCATGACTCTGATG ATGTCAGGTGACCATGGGATCTCAGCGTTTCCAGAATCAGATAATCTCTTCAAATGGGTCGGGACGATTAACGGAGCTCAGGGGACG gtgtaCGAGGGTCTCCGGTACCGCCTGTCTCTGGAGTTCCCCGCCGGTTACCCATACCAGGCTCCCCGTGTGAAGTTTGTCACTTCGTGTTTCCATCCCAACGTGGACGAGCAGGGCTTCATCTGTCTGGACATCCTGAAAGACAAATGGTCTGCGCTGTACGATGTCCGCTCCATCCTGCTGTCCATCCAGAGTCTGCTGGGAG AGCCGAACAACGAGAGTCCTCTGAACACGACGGCAGCTGAACTCTGGAACAACCAGGAAG CCTTTAAAGCTCATCTACACTCGACCTTCCAGAAATGA
- the polr2j gene encoding DNA-directed RNA polymerase II subunit RPB11-a → MNAPPAFESFLLFEGEKKICITKDTKVPNACLFTLNKEDHTLGNIIRAQLLKDPQVLFAGYKVPHPLEHKIVIRVQTTPDYSPQEAFTNAITDLISELSLLEERFRVAIKDKQEGIE, encoded by the exons ATGAACGCGCCTCCCGCCTTCGAGTCGTTCCTGCTGTTTGAAGGAGAGAAGAAGATCTGCATCACCAAAGACACCAAGGTCCCAAACGCCTGTCTGTTCACTCTGAATAAGGAGGACCACACGCTGGGCAACATCATCCGAGC tcagCTGTTGAAGGATCCTCAGGTTCTGTTTGCTGGTTATAAAGTTCCTCATCCTCTGGAACACAAAATCGTCATCAGAGTGCAGACAACACCGGACTACAGTCCacag GAGGCGTTTACGAACGCCATCACTGACCTGATCAGCGAGCTGTCTCTGCTGGAGGAACGCTTCAGAGTCGCTATCAAAGACAAACAGGAAGGCATTGAgtga
- the LOC114554861 gene encoding deoxynucleotidyltransferase terminal-interacting protein 1: MMGAHRGEGGRDWLQQDGPEQRETSPNPWNMMIKHRQIHRRGRRSHMAVSYTDPQVSMDLLRAVLQPSFNDDIMAVFRKYQKLFEKAAENVKENVGDDIQTDLLIRETCRNALEHAKQLFPEGEAKRAGSEAAIKRSRAADEDYSQRGSPLPKKRRARPGAAAISSDRPHTFSTQVKVKSDPVKKDGPKWDPSRLNEGSTFVLGSRANKALGMGGTRGRIYIKHSDLFKYAADAKDKQWLAERHHMRATGGKMAYLLIEEDIQDLSRSDEYKDCPDIQMSELKPFSVPLWMVEKMQRAMEAQRDADL, from the exons ATGATGGGCGCTCACCGCGGGGAGGGAGGTCGGGACTGGCTGCAGCAGGACGGGCCGGAGCAGCGCGAGACCAGCCCG AATCCGTGGAACATGATGATCAAACACAGACAGATTCACAGACGAGGACGACGCTCCCACATGGCAGTCAG ctacacTGATCCTCAGGTGTCTATGGATCTGTTGAGGGCGGTGCTTCAGCCAAGCTTCAACGATGACATCATGGCTGTGTTCAGGAAGTACCAGAAG TTGTTTGAGAAAGCGGCGGAGAACGTGAAGGAGAACGTTGGAGACGACATTCAGACCGACCTGCTGAtcagagagacctgcaggaaCGCTCTGGAACAT GCCAAacagctgtttccagagggGGAGGCAAAGAGGGCGGGGTCAGAGGCTGCCATCAAG aGGTCCAGAGCTGCTGATGAAGACTACAGTCAGAGAGGAAGCCCCCTCCCAAAGAAG agaAGAGCTCGTCCTGGAGCGGCAGCCATCTCCTCTGATCGACCTCACACTTTCTCCACTCA AGTGAAGGTGAAGTCTGACCCCGTGAAGAAAGACGGACCTAAG TGGGATCCGTCCAGACTGAATGAAGGCAGCACGTTTGTCCTTGGCTCCAGAGCCAACAA GGCATTGGGGATGGGCGGGACCAGAGGACGCATCTACATCAAACACTCAGATCTCTTCAAG tatgcaGCTGATGCGAAGGATAAGCAGTGGTTGGCAGAGAGACATCACATGAGAGCAACAGGAGGGAAGATG gcgtACCTGCTGATTGAGGAGGACATCCAGGATCTGTCTCGCAGCGACGAGTATAA agaCTGTCCAGACATCCAGATGTCGGAGCTGAAGCCGTTCTCCGTCCCCCTGTGGATGGTGGAGAAGATGCAGAGAGCCATGGAGGCTCAGAGAGACGCCgacctctga